From one Caldithrix abyssi DSM 13497 genomic stretch:
- a CDS encoding sensor histidine kinase — protein MTFKDRIAFYYLISAASIIATVFVIIYFIVSATVYSNLDSALIYEARKHLKDVIVEQDSLYFDNHAIIAEREHKEAEVLPFFLQIVDTSGNVLAKSTNLKKQTLTFRPDVIAHKCFNAELSDKAIRQIQIPVKQNGKLKGYLLTAVSLEGTILVVKNLRYVLLVLFPLVLALLFFVARYLADKNIKPIVNIIETTNRITKYNLSERVKLPKTRDELYTLSQAINELLDRMQNAFEREKQFTNDASHELRTPLSVIKGTLEVLVRKPRKEEEYKEKIKYCISEIDSMSERVDQLLLLARFDKANISLRKESLPAISLIDNAIYRHRKLIEEKNINIVMKDDLAAEVVTDPYYVDMIMENIISNAIKYSPAGGTIEIQAHKEDDKIIIEVVDYGEGIKEEDLNSVFNPFFRSDSLNHKHINGSGLGLSIVKKASEILGVEVKLQNHPPKGLKAQIIFPVG, from the coding sequence ATGACCTTTAAAGACAGAATCGCTTTTTACTATTTGATTTCGGCCGCATCAATCATTGCCACCGTGTTTGTAATCATCTATTTTATTGTTTCCGCTACCGTGTATTCCAATCTTGATTCCGCCCTTATCTATGAAGCGCGTAAACATTTAAAAGACGTAATCGTAGAACAAGACAGCCTGTACTTCGACAACCATGCCATTATTGCCGAACGCGAACACAAGGAAGCAGAAGTCCTACCTTTCTTTCTACAAATTGTGGATACATCAGGCAACGTACTGGCAAAGTCCACCAATTTAAAAAAACAAACCCTGACTTTCCGTCCCGATGTTATCGCACACAAATGCTTTAATGCCGAATTGAGCGACAAAGCCATTCGCCAGATTCAAATCCCCGTTAAACAAAACGGGAAATTAAAGGGATACCTTTTAACCGCCGTTTCGCTGGAAGGAACCATCCTGGTTGTAAAAAACCTGCGATATGTGCTGCTGGTTTTGTTCCCGTTAGTGCTGGCCCTGTTGTTTTTTGTGGCGCGCTACCTGGCAGATAAAAACATCAAACCCATAGTCAATATTATCGAAACCACCAACCGCATCACCAAATACAATTTAAGCGAACGGGTTAAACTGCCCAAAACGCGCGACGAACTGTACACCCTATCGCAGGCCATCAATGAGTTGCTCGATCGAATGCAAAACGCTTTTGAACGCGAAAAGCAATTCACCAACGACGCATCGCACGAACTGCGAACGCCGCTCTCCGTCATTAAAGGCACGCTGGAAGTTCTGGTGCGCAAACCGCGTAAAGAAGAAGAGTACAAAGAAAAAATCAAGTATTGCATCTCCGAAATCGACTCTATGTCTGAACGCGTGGATCAGCTTTTGCTGCTGGCCCGCTTCGATAAAGCCAATATCTCTTTACGGAAAGAATCTCTGCCCGCCATTTCGCTGATCGACAATGCCATTTACCGTCACCGAAAACTCATTGAGGAAAAAAATATTAACATCGTCATGAAGGACGATCTGGCTGCAGAGGTAGTAACCGACCCTTACTATGTGGATATGATTATGGAAAACATCATTTCCAACGCTATCAAATACTCTCCTGCGGGCGGCACAATAGAAATCCAGGCTCACAAAGAAGACGATAAAATAATCATAGAAGTCGTTGATTACGGCGAGGGCATTAAAGAAGAAGATCTAAATTCTGTTTTCAATCCTTTCTTTCGCTCTGATTCGCTAAATCACAAACACATTAATGGTAGCGGCCTGGGTCTTTCCATTGTTAAAAAGGCCAGCGAAATTTTAGGCGTGGAGGTAAAACTCCAGAACCATCCGCCTAAAGGATTGAAGGCGCAAATAATTTTTCCGGTCGGTTGA
- a CDS encoding response regulator transcription factor — MRILIIEDEPGIANFIKQGLEEESFAVDVAYDGNTGLENALSGEYDLILIDWMLPGISGIEVCRTLRKTDGETPIIFLTAKDTVQDTIFGLQAGANDYIKKPFAFEELLERIRVQLRPKSAEHEKFTLGDIVLDSQTHRVFKGDEEIFLTQKEFALLEFLLRNKGKVCRRTQIIESVWDIHFEYNTGVIDVYINALRKKLRLEEPGPHIKTIRGVGYIARETQP, encoded by the coding sequence ATGAGAATATTGATAATAGAAGACGAGCCCGGCATAGCCAATTTTATCAAGCAAGGGCTGGAAGAAGAATCTTTTGCCGTTGACGTGGCTTACGATGGCAATACAGGTCTTGAAAACGCCCTGTCCGGCGAGTATGATCTGATTTTAATCGATTGGATGTTGCCTGGCATCAGCGGCATTGAAGTATGCCGCACCTTACGCAAGACGGACGGAGAAACGCCGATTATTTTTTTAACAGCTAAAGATACGGTTCAAGATACGATTTTCGGCTTACAGGCCGGGGCTAATGACTACATTAAAAAGCCCTTTGCTTTTGAAGAACTATTAGAACGCATTCGCGTGCAGCTTCGTCCAAAATCAGCCGAGCACGAAAAATTTACCCTGGGCGACATCGTTCTTGATTCGCAGACGCACCGTGTGTTTAAGGGCGACGAAGAAATATTTTTAACGCAAAAAGAATTTGCCCTGCTGGAGTTTCTTTTACGAAACAAAGGCAAGGTTTGCCGCAGAACGCAGATCATAGAAAGTGTATGGGATATCCATTTTGAGTACAACACCGGGGTCATCGACGTTTACATCAACGCTTTGCGGAAGAAGCTGCGCCTGGAAGAACCCGGCCCGCACATCAAGACCATCCGCGGCGTGGGATACATTGCCAGGGAAACACAACCATGA
- a CDS encoding hybrid sensor histidine kinase/response regulator, which yields MKVSRPLIAVGFGNPIDRKLVTDYLSSLGYDIVELIEKNIARADLFLLDVPSARRHGHAVLTQKKKSGIFLPAVVVLGKRDAADPWLEAGFDDVLRMPLSRSELRANLQILLRLRQRTLHLKQKGEIKYRAIFEATGTATLLVDEDTTILMANRQCLRLTGYAPQELIGTRGIDYIAPEDRDLVLSYHKARLEDPAKPPEQYEARLINKNGKVIHTLLSVSMMPGGKQSIVSMIDITAQKEAEAAHERLSAAIHHAAGAVIITDTEGNIEYVNPAFERVTGYSRNEALGKNPRILKSGQHDASFYKNLWETITSGRTWYGKFINRRKDGSLFIEEASISPIFDASGKITHYVAVKRDVTREEELEQQLLQAQKMEAIGRLAGGVAHDFNNMLSVILGYSDIILRQLRPEDPLTDKVKQIVEAGKRSAALTRQLLAFSRQQTLQPKALDLNVLIRNLEKMLGRLIGEDIDLKLELADDLYRVMADPGQMEQVIMNLVVNARDAMPGGGKITIETSNVELDELYARNHMGVKPGKYVMLAISDTGHGMDKDTLSKIFDPFFTTKEKGKGTGLGLSTVYGIVKQSGGNILVYSEPEKGTTFKIYLPETKAQPQEEKEKAAPIESSAGEHILVVEDEEALRNLAGEILKRLGYRVTVAANGGEALLLIEKKGLKPDLLITDVIMPNMSGKELVEILRENHPHLKVLYMSGYTDNAIVHHGVLDAGVHFIQKPFTINDFASKVQQVLQNKKPS from the coding sequence ATGAAGGTTAGTCGCCCGCTCATTGCCGTGGGATTCGGCAATCCGATTGACCGTAAGCTGGTGACCGATTACCTTTCATCTCTGGGTTATGACATCGTTGAGTTAATAGAAAAAAATATCGCCAGGGCAGATCTTTTTCTCCTGGATGTCCCGTCGGCGCGCAGGCATGGCCACGCCGTACTCACACAGAAAAAGAAGTCCGGGATTTTTCTGCCAGCGGTAGTGGTGCTGGGCAAGCGGGATGCCGCTGATCCCTGGCTGGAAGCGGGATTCGACGATGTGCTGCGCATGCCTCTCTCCAGATCCGAACTCAGGGCTAATCTCCAGATTCTTTTACGATTGCGCCAGCGCACTCTCCACTTAAAACAAAAGGGCGAAATAAAGTACCGGGCCATTTTTGAAGCCACCGGCACCGCTACTTTGCTGGTGGATGAAGATACGACGATTTTGATGGCCAATCGTCAATGTTTACGCCTTACTGGCTACGCCCCGCAAGAGCTTATCGGCACCAGGGGAATCGATTATATTGCGCCGGAAGATCGAGACCTGGTGCTAAGCTATCATAAAGCCCGATTGGAAGACCCGGCAAAACCGCCCGAACAATACGAAGCCAGATTAATCAACAAGAACGGTAAAGTAATCCACACCCTGCTATCCGTAAGCATGATGCCCGGCGGCAAACAAAGCATCGTTTCTATGATAGACATTACGGCCCAAAAAGAAGCCGAAGCGGCCCATGAACGATTGAGCGCCGCCATTCACCACGCAGCCGGAGCAGTGATCATCACCGATACGGAAGGTAACATTGAATATGTCAACCCTGCTTTTGAACGCGTAACCGGCTATTCCCGCAATGAAGCGCTGGGCAAAAATCCACGTATCTTAAAAAGCGGACAACACGACGCATCATTTTATAAAAATTTGTGGGAAACCATCACCAGCGGTCGCACCTGGTATGGGAAATTTATCAACCGACGTAAAGACGGAAGCTTATTTATAGAAGAAGCCTCCATTTCACCGATTTTTGACGCCAGTGGAAAAATTACGCATTATGTGGCCGTAAAACGCGATGTGACGCGTGAAGAAGAGCTGGAACAACAATTGCTCCAGGCCCAGAAGATGGAAGCCATTGGGCGGCTGGCCGGCGGTGTGGCGCACGATTTCAACAACATGCTGAGCGTCATTCTCGGCTACAGCGACATCATTTTGCGTCAGCTTCGTCCGGAAGACCCTCTTACGGACAAAGTCAAGCAGATTGTCGAGGCGGGCAAACGGTCGGCTGCCCTGACCAGACAGTTACTGGCCTTTAGCCGTCAGCAAACTCTTCAGCCGAAAGCGCTGGACCTCAATGTTTTGATCCGCAATCTGGAAAAGATGCTGGGACGGCTGATTGGCGAAGATATTGACCTGAAACTGGAACTTGCCGATGATCTTTACCGTGTGATGGCCGATCCGGGACAGATGGAGCAGGTGATCATGAATCTGGTGGTCAACGCCCGGGACGCCATGCCCGGCGGCGGTAAAATAACTATCGAAACTTCAAACGTGGAGCTGGATGAACTGTACGCGCGCAACCACATGGGCGTTAAGCCGGGTAAATATGTGATGCTTGCCATTAGCGACACCGGTCATGGCATGGATAAAGATACCCTTTCAAAGATTTTCGATCCCTTCTTCACCACTAAAGAAAAGGGCAAAGGCACCGGGCTGGGACTTTCCACGGTTTACGGAATTGTCAAACAAAGCGGAGGCAATATTCTGGTTTACTCAGAACCGGAAAAGGGAACCACATTTAAAATTTACCTTCCGGAAACAAAAGCCCAACCCCAGGAAGAAAAAGAGAAGGCGGCGCCCATTGAATCTTCCGCAGGCGAACATATTCTGGTGGTCGAAGATGAAGAAGCTTTGCGAAATCTGGCCGGTGAAATCCTTAAAAGACTGGGGTACCGGGTCACCGTGGCGGCCAACGGCGGCGAAGCGCTGCTGCTGATAGAAAAAAAAGGTCTAAAACCGGACCTGCTTATTACGGATGTTATTATGCCCAACATGAGCGGCAAAGAATTGGTGGAAATACTGCGGGAGAATCATCCGCATCTTAAGGTGCTTTACATGTCTGGCTATACGGACAATGCCATTGTTCATCATGGGGTGCTTGATGCGGGCGTCCACTTTATCCAGAAACCTTTTACGATTAATGACTTCGCCAGTAAAGTACAACAGGTTTTACAAAATAAGAAACCATCTTAG
- a CDS encoding ATPase domain-containing protein, whose amino-acid sequence MMNVRVPTGIKGLDEILNGGFVPASSYLIVGAPGTGKTVLALQFLTESAKKGASCLYITLAEPEESLRRNASVFDFDLKDIVMVDLSEAFEEDLPEGEYSVFSPAEVEGEPIWKQINDAIETHSPQRLVIDSATFLRYLSTDEYQFRKHIQGMVNRLSAKKCLTLLLFEPLELEKDVSLAMAVDGILTLRNETSENRLTEIRTIEVNKMRSFSFMTGRHPLRITNRGIVVWPHRIEKLKEYTYERKMVQSGIEGLDELLMGGLSSGTCTLISGPAGAGKSTLALQFLTTAAKEGQKGVYYSFEEGLASMLERCNAIGIPFQKHIEDGLITFREINPLEQYPDEFLEMLRHDMEINGVNMFVLDSLRGYNMAMETFGSVIANMQNIINYTRRNMASLFIVNEQEMITGNLQITDMGVSYVADNVLLIRYAEVEGRVIKVISCLKKRIGNFQPDLRELIITSQGLKVGKKLHQLHGLLTGVPTTDTIHLPKNPDREDGHEG is encoded by the coding sequence ATGATGAATGTACGCGTACCAACGGGCATCAAAGGATTGGATGAAATATTAAACGGAGGATTCGTTCCTGCGTCAAGTTATCTCATTGTTGGCGCGCCCGGAACGGGCAAAACCGTTCTCGCCCTTCAATTTTTAACCGAAAGCGCCAAAAAGGGCGCCTCCTGTTTGTATATCACGCTCGCAGAGCCAGAAGAATCGCTGCGTCGTAACGCCTCTGTTTTTGATTTTGATCTGAAAGACATCGTCATGGTCGATCTGTCAGAAGCCTTCGAGGAAGATCTTCCGGAAGGAGAATACAGTGTGTTCTCTCCGGCAGAAGTGGAAGGCGAACCCATCTGGAAGCAAATTAACGATGCCATTGAAACACACTCCCCGCAACGCCTGGTCATTGATTCGGCCACCTTTCTGCGCTATCTTTCAACAGACGAATATCAGTTCCGCAAGCACATCCAGGGGATGGTCAATCGCCTTTCTGCAAAAAAGTGCCTGACTCTACTGCTCTTTGAACCCCTTGAGCTGGAGAAAGACGTTTCGCTGGCCATGGCTGTGGACGGTATTCTCACCTTACGGAACGAGACCTCAGAAAACCGGCTGACCGAGATCCGCACCATAGAAGTCAATAAAATGCGCAGTTTTTCATTTATGACCGGCAGGCACCCCTTGCGCATTACGAACCGGGGTATAGTTGTCTGGCCGCACAGGATTGAAAAGCTAAAGGAATACACATATGAACGAAAAATGGTTCAATCTGGCATTGAAGGGCTGGATGAATTGCTCATGGGCGGTCTTTCTTCGGGTACCTGCACGTTGATTTCTGGGCCGGCAGGCGCAGGGAAAAGCACCCTTGCGCTCCAGTTTCTTACCACAGCAGCAAAAGAAGGACAAAAGGGCGTTTATTACTCTTTTGAAGAAGGTCTGGCCTCCATGCTTGAACGCTGCAACGCCATTGGCATCCCCTTCCAAAAACATATCGAAGACGGCCTGATCACCTTTCGAGAAATCAATCCCCTGGAACAATATCCGGATGAATTTCTGGAGATGTTGCGACATGACATGGAGATAAACGGCGTCAACATGTTTGTGCTGGATAGTTTGCGCGGCTATAACATGGCCATGGAAACCTTTGGCAGCGTCATTGCCAATATGCAGAACATCATCAACTATACGCGCCGCAATATGGCCAGCCTATTTATTGTGAATGAGCAGGAAATGATTACCGGCAACTTGCAGATCACCGACATGGGCGTGAGCTACGTGGCCGACAATGTTCTTTTAATTCGCTATGCGGAAGTAGAAGGACGCGTAATTAAGGTGATAAGCTGCCTCAAAAAACGGATTGGAAATTTTCAGCCCGACTTGAGAGAATTGATCATTACGTCGCAAGGTTTAAAGGTCGGTAAAAAACTCCATCAGCTCCATGGCCTGTTAACAGGGGTGCCAACAACTGATACTATCCATTTGCCGAAAAATCCGGACAGGGAGGACGGGCATGAAGGTTAG
- a CDS encoding VLRF1 family aeRF1-type release factor — protein MIPIQKEILELKETFFETDSPVLSIYADINPAKPENAGRAWAKRIKNALKTLPEIHNAQGKRDTPLYDAVLELIDQERPQARTLALFATRGRHGRLLTKRLDLQVELPVVDLAHGRVDARWGEPYLTPLFFAADEYEPTGVLHLEGSGWRFYEVFLGEVSEDSEIFKEITIEDWKELEELTARIDNATSLRKAMGGKGFDRLSPKERESAKISAWMHRLYMRLAVALEKAVMRLNIQRLVFMGEDWQTRHFEGYLSRGLRNRVVAHVAHPANRKAQSSRDIMERIQPVLEAAERAAEMELLDRIAKQPGARGLDEALDALQMGRVDVLVLPWKLEAKIWRCPKEGVVACSEEMARIFCDEPQQVALRDYVWLLAQEYGARLEFVRGAAEERVLKEFAGAAALLRW, from the coding sequence ATGATTCCCATTCAAAAAGAAATTCTCGAGTTAAAAGAAACTTTCTTTGAAACGGATTCCCCCGTCCTTTCCATCTATGCCGATATTAACCCGGCTAAGCCAGAAAATGCGGGACGGGCGTGGGCAAAGCGCATCAAAAATGCGCTCAAAACTCTACCGGAAATACACAATGCGCAGGGCAAACGCGATACGCCTCTTTACGATGCTGTTCTGGAATTAATTGACCAGGAACGCCCCCAGGCTCGCACGCTGGCGCTGTTTGCCACGCGCGGCCGGCATGGTCGACTTCTCACTAAACGCCTGGACCTGCAGGTGGAGTTGCCGGTGGTCGATCTGGCTCACGGAAGGGTCGATGCCCGCTGGGGCGAGCCCTATTTAACGCCCCTATTTTTTGCCGCAGATGAATACGAGCCCACAGGCGTACTTCATCTGGAAGGCTCCGGATGGCGCTTTTATGAGGTGTTTCTTGGCGAAGTTTCGGAAGACAGCGAAATCTTTAAAGAGATCACAATCGAGGATTGGAAAGAACTCGAAGAATTGACGGCACGCATTGACAATGCCACATCGCTGCGCAAGGCAATGGGCGGAAAAGGCTTTGACAGGCTTTCGCCAAAAGAACGCGAATCAGCCAAAATAAGCGCCTGGATGCACCGGCTGTACATGCGTCTGGCAGTAGCCCTGGAAAAAGCGGTGATGCGGCTAAACATACAACGACTTGTTTTCATGGGGGAAGATTGGCAGACCAGGCACTTTGAAGGATACCTGAGCCGCGGACTGCGTAATCGCGTGGTTGCCCATGTTGCACATCCTGCAAACCGCAAGGCTCAGTCCTCCCGCGATATCATGGAACGCATTCAACCCGTTCTGGAAGCGGCTGAGCGCGCCGCCGAAATGGAACTCCTGGATCGCATTGCCAAACAACCCGGAGCCCGGGGACTGGATGAAGCACTGGACGCCTTGCAAATGGGGCGCGTGGATGTTCTTGTTCTGCCATGGAAGCTTGAGGCTAAAATCTGGCGTTGCCCTAAAGAAGGCGTTGTTGCCTGCTCTGAGGAAATGGCGCGTATTTTCTGTGACGAACCTCAGCAGGTTGCGCTGCGCGATTATGTGTGGCTCCTGGCCCAGGAATATGGCGCTCGCCTGGAATTCGTCCGCGGCGCTGCCGAAGAACGTGTACTAAAGGAATTTGCAGGCGCTGCAGCGCTACTGCGCTGGTAA
- a CDS encoding HdeD family acid-resistance protein has protein sequence MKSKEILIEVKELPASWKWLLILGVLNLLFGAIGISIAGLVTITTTILFGILMFISGVLQTYHWFKEKDASWSGRIPHLIFALLYLAGGVVIFIDPLSGASALTIMLAVVFILIGALRLGLSTLLAIHGWRWLQHAIGGILALVLGIYILINWPISSLWVIGLLISVEMILNGWQMIIVALKTKKLEKNM, from the coding sequence ATGAAATCTAAAGAAATACTAATCGAGGTTAAAGAGTTACCGGCCAGCTGGAAATGGTTATTGATTCTTGGCGTTTTAAACCTGTTATTTGGCGCCATTGGCATTAGCATTGCAGGTCTGGTAACTATCACAACAACCATTTTATTCGGAATCCTGATGTTTATTTCCGGTGTATTACAGACCTACCACTGGTTTAAGGAAAAAGACGCTTCCTGGAGTGGTAGAATTCCACATTTAATTTTCGCCCTTCTCTATCTGGCGGGAGGCGTAGTGATATTTATTGATCCGCTTAGCGGCGCTTCCGCGCTAACCATTATGCTTGCCGTGGTGTTTATCTTAATCGGGGCTTTACGTCTTGGACTTTCCACATTGCTGGCCATTCACGGATGGCGCTGGCTGCAACATGCCATAGGCGGCATACTGGCGCTTGTTTTAGGTATCTACATCTTAATTAACTGGCCAATTAGCAGTCTGTGGGTTATTGGCTTACTTATTTCCGTGGAAATGATCCTTAATGGCTGGCAGATGATCATCGTTGCGTTAAAGACTAAAAAGTTAGAAAAGAACATGTAA
- a CDS encoding IS1182 family transposase yields the protein MSFITYNRSQMNLFGYSVEDFARDDPKSRFVVELVSRLDLSALYSRYSSQGGDSYAPDMMLALWFYAYSNGITSTRKLEELCKFDTRYIYITGNQHPDHSTLSRFRKAHLDLLDQYFVEILLIAQAEGISSFNQIAIDGTKIKAHSSKRHGYTEDQLDKRIEKLRAEIKQYMQRCNFVEQGATDELDLETLRAEKERLERLEKEILERKAQLKERKKQLKSEHRSRHQINVKEPDARMMPSVDGPGYNAQLGVDMSSHLIVAHEVVSQPNDQGQFIPIQEQVEKNLGSDDKRSYTADSGYHNSTDLKELEEKQIDAVIADPQLSNRSIKETPTSKEELQKEERKLKRSDFVYHEQGDYYECPAGKKLFPVERNSERIVYRSNDCQDCPLINLCISSKKKVKQIHRSVNESYCERMAKKLQTSAAQERLKKRSVTVEPVFGNLKHNLGYRGFSLSGLNNVRSEFTLMCIGHNINVLFKNMLGKRLAAFITASQEKDDLLILFSKNILAFLILYFAQRLRMRKNYQYRRI from the coding sequence ATGAGTTTTATTACTTATAATCGCTCACAAATGAATCTCTTTGGCTATAGTGTGGAAGATTTTGCCAGAGACGATCCAAAGAGTCGATTTGTAGTGGAGTTGGTTTCGCGCCTTGATTTAAGTGCACTTTATTCCCGTTATAGTTCGCAAGGCGGTGATTCTTATGCCCCAGACATGATGCTTGCCTTATGGTTTTATGCTTATAGTAACGGCATTACCAGCACCCGTAAGCTGGAGGAATTGTGTAAATTTGATACGCGCTACATTTATATCACTGGGAATCAGCATCCGGATCATAGTACATTAAGTCGTTTTCGCAAGGCACATTTGGATTTATTAGACCAATATTTTGTAGAGATACTTTTAATTGCCCAGGCCGAAGGCATAAGTAGTTTCAACCAGATAGCCATAGATGGCACGAAAATCAAAGCGCACAGCAGTAAGCGTCATGGCTACACTGAGGATCAATTAGACAAACGTATAGAGAAGTTAAGAGCAGAGATCAAGCAATACATGCAGCGCTGTAATTTTGTAGAACAGGGGGCCACGGATGAATTAGATTTAGAAACTCTTCGAGCGGAGAAAGAACGGCTTGAGCGCTTAGAGAAAGAGATATTAGAACGTAAAGCCCAATTGAAAGAGCGTAAGAAACAGCTCAAATCAGAACATCGTTCAAGACATCAAATAAATGTAAAAGAGCCGGATGCCCGCATGATGCCTTCGGTGGATGGACCGGGCTATAACGCACAATTAGGCGTAGATATGTCCAGTCATTTAATAGTAGCTCATGAAGTCGTAAGCCAGCCCAACGACCAGGGTCAATTCATACCGATTCAAGAACAAGTAGAGAAGAATCTTGGTTCAGATGATAAGCGATCTTACACGGCCGATTCCGGTTATCACAATAGCACAGACCTAAAAGAATTGGAAGAAAAGCAGATTGATGCCGTAATAGCCGATCCCCAGTTATCCAATCGTTCGATAAAGGAGACACCAACCTCCAAGGAAGAATTGCAAAAAGAAGAAAGAAAACTAAAACGAAGTGATTTTGTGTATCATGAACAGGGAGATTACTATGAATGTCCGGCGGGTAAGAAGCTTTTTCCAGTTGAGAGGAATAGCGAACGGATCGTATATCGTTCCAATGATTGTCAGGACTGTCCCTTAATTAATTTATGCATTTCCAGTAAAAAGAAAGTTAAGCAAATCCATCGTTCAGTTAATGAGAGTTATTGCGAACGTATGGCGAAAAAGTTACAAACTTCAGCGGCGCAGGAACGACTAAAAAAGCGTTCGGTGACAGTTGAACCTGTTTTTGGTAACTTGAAGCATAATTTAGGCTATCGTGGATTTTCCTTATCTGGTCTTAATAATGTTCGTAGTGAATTTACGTTAATGTGTATTGGGCATAATATTAATGTTCTATTTAAAAATATGTTAGGGAAACGTTTAGCAGCGTTTATAACAGCATCACAAGAAAAAGATGATCTATTAATTTTATTTTCAAAGAATATTTTGGCGTTTTTAATTCTATATTTTGCCCAACGCTTAAGAATGAGAAAAAATTATCAATATCGGAGAATATAA